In Pirellulales bacterium, the following proteins share a genomic window:
- the ispH gene encoding 4-hydroxy-3-methylbut-2-enyl diphosphate reductase, which yields MKVLLANPHGFCAGVVMVVKALERALEVLGAPLYVYHEIVHNKHVVDRFRGLGVVFVDSIGDVPEGSNLLYSAHGVSPQVRQEARARKLKTIDATCPLVTKVHIEAARFARQGYTIFLIGHEGHDEVIGTMGEAPEQIILIETPDEVDRVTVTDPQRVAYLTQTTLSVDDANRVIAALRRSFPAIVGPPKEDICYATQNRQEAVRELAREADLVLVVGSRNSSNSLRLAEVAEQFANAYLIDDVSDINPDWFGGAETVVLTAGASAPEELVLECLDWLQNEFHAEVERRMVREEDVVFPLPRALR from the coding sequence ATGAAAGTATTGTTGGCCAATCCGCACGGCTTTTGTGCGGGCGTCGTGATGGTCGTGAAAGCGCTGGAGCGCGCGCTCGAGGTGCTGGGCGCTCCGCTCTACGTCTACCACGAAATCGTCCACAACAAGCATGTGGTCGACCGCTTTCGCGGCTTGGGCGTGGTGTTCGTCGATTCGATCGGCGACGTGCCGGAAGGCTCGAATCTGCTCTACAGCGCTCATGGCGTTTCGCCGCAGGTGCGCCAAGAGGCCCGCGCGCGGAAGCTGAAGACGATCGACGCCACGTGTCCGCTGGTCACGAAGGTCCACATCGAGGCCGCGCGGTTTGCCCGGCAGGGCTACACCATTTTCCTGATCGGTCACGAAGGGCACGACGAAGTGATTGGCACGATGGGCGAGGCGCCCGAACAGATTATCCTGATTGAGACGCCTGATGAAGTCGACCGCGTGACGGTGACCGATCCGCAGCGGGTCGCCTATTTGACTCAAACGACGCTCAGCGTCGACGACGCCAATCGGGTCATCGCGGCATTGCGTCGCAGCTTTCCGGCCATCGTCGGCCCGCCGAAAGAGGACATCTGCTACGCCACCCAAAACCGGCAAGAGGCCGTGCGCGAGCTGGCCCGCGAAGCCGACCTGGTGCTGGTCGTCGGCAGCCGCAACAGCTCCAACTCGCTTCGCCTGGCCGAAGTCGCCGAACAGTTTGCCAACGCCTACCTCATCGACGACGTCAGCGACATCAATCCCGATTGGTTCGGCGGCGCGGAAACGGTCGTGCTCACGGCCGGCGCCAGCGCACCGGAGGAACTGGTGTTGGAGTGCCTGGACTGGCTGCAGAACGAGTTTCACGCCGAGGTCGAACGCCGCATGGTGCGTGAAGAAGATGTCGTGTTTCCATTGCCTAGAGCGTTGAGGTGA